Part of the Henckelia pumila isolate YLH828 chromosome 2, ASM3356847v2, whole genome shotgun sequence genome is shown below.
atattttgacaTGAGATCTATTTTTTCAATGATATTTGTAGATATTtgatatcatatcagatatcaaTCATGATTTTTCCACTTTTTCAATATACGAAATCATATATTACATCtttatcatgaatctattcagattctctatatattatattataactagGAATTTCTttagattctcaatatatttgatcttaatcttgaatatctcaatattcaatatattatatcatgaattcatgaatatctttcgatatatcaaaattgtaatcacgaatctctcaaaattctcaatatattatatcatgatcatgaatttcttcaaattatcaatataaaatcatgttGTGCTAATTTATAGTCATCcacatattcatgatatttcatgggcaccaatatatcaattattttattatgctaCTTCTAGAGTACCAATGAACATCTCTCATAAAATCGAGTATTGACAACACGTTGTGCTATTCCAATAGCATCAATAAAATGAGAATATTTTCATTCTGTTACagcatcgtgctgataacgtgttataaatcATCATAGAAATAGAGAGATGAATAAAGAGAATTTATGAGATGAGAGAGAATTCATATGAAtcaatactcaggtgcaattttcattgaactcaatcatcatatttataggaaaaaattacaagatacaaatctttacaaatattatctttacatatttatcttgatcacatatctttaataagataattatctataataataataataatatatttataacaaaaTTTATGCATTTGttcttaaattttgtttttttccccACAAATAACACTTACTTTTATACTAAATTCGTTTATATTTGTGAAACTTGAAATTTGATTAATCAATATAAAGTTTCATCATATTTCTTGACTCATTATGTTTCTTGCTTTGTAGAACACGATTTGTATGATTATTTATCATGTGATTGTTATTTTTAGTAAATAAATTTTCGagttaaatcaattaatcaattaaatGATTGAGGATTTTATGTTAAATTTAAACTAAAGAGCTTTTGGGGTGATATTTTATAagattatatttataaatagttAGAGTGATGGTAAGCGTATAAAAAATTGTGTTTTTTTAAGAACTTGAAATTTATGCATTTGTTCTTAAGTTTTTTATGTGCTATTTAATCTGACTTGATAGTTGatacaattaaaattataatcatactaaaaatgtattttttcacaaataacacttAATTTTATACTAAATTAGTTTATACTTGTGAAACTTGAAATTTGGTGAATCAAAATAAAGTTTCATCATATTTCTTTATTGCTTTGTAGAACACGATTTGTATGATTCTTTATCATGTGATTGTTATTTTTAGGAAATATATTTTCGagttaaatcaattaatcaattaaatGATTGGGGATTTTATGTTAAATTTAAACTAAAGAGCTTTTGAAGTGATATTTTATAagattatatttataaatagttAGAATTTTTTTTGCTCAACCAATATATACTAGCTAGGAACCTCTATATGTTGTGTTATACaataaattattgtttttttaggAGTTACAATAAATAATTGTTATAATTGGGGTTATTCTACAAATTTGGCACCAAATGACGAATATAATTAATTAGCGTACGTATACTACAAGTCTACAAAGTTGACATCACAATTCACATGGGACACGTGACATTTGTTACAAGGGAATTCGGAGTGTTTAAAATTTCATAAGATGCATTAATGTGCTAGCTAGCACACGAAAACTATGCGCAAAGTTAATATACACTACTATTTCTCGACACACCATGTCACGATCCGTATGtatacataaaaaattttataaaaagttctgaaattaattaaaataattatttatatagacattgcttttatatatatatatatattataataataatatattgataaatttatgataatattttttttttgatcatACCAACACATCAACCCctcaactttaataaaataaaatagataataTAATCTATATTTGAATATCAAtccaattaattataaaaaatcacGCAAGCTTATGAGCACTTGAGTATACACTAGTATTATATATTATGAattcaaaaaagaaaaaggtaaatatatatcatattatttataaaatttgtaAATAAAGAGGAGTGAACATATCGTCTTTGTGCGGAAGGCATGTGTTATATTAGATATGGACATACGTGACATGATgattcttcatcatatataatatataataataataaagctGACATCAAATTGTACAAATGGCATGATTGAATTTATCTCTTTATTGACAAATGTGAGAAGGAAATATTATttccagaaaaaaaaaacattaaaaaaccAATGTAAACCTGGATGTTGCAAATCAAGTTTAGAGTAATTTGAACTTGGTTATTGttttttattcactaaatatttaaaattatcttTCTTGTACAAAGAAAGTTGTGATTCAAGAAAAATGTTAATTTTCGTTTGGTTTAAAATAAGATTTAAATTATGGGAAGTTTAACTAACTATGATCACATTTAAAGAATCGAATTTTTCCCATTTGGGAAACATAAAAAGGCaactaatacaattataaacaACCAACGTTCGAAGCAATAAGCTGCATCATCATCAAAAgtgagaaaagaaaagataaGGCTTCTGTTATCGCTCCACAATCTTTAGATGGAAATGGTGTGTCTTTCTTAACTTTCTTGAAATTACGGGGTTTTTTTCTTCATGATGAGCATGGATTTCTTGCTTTTCCGATGTTTGGATTTGCAAAATTTCATGTTTTGGATTGTTTCAGCTGTTGGGTGAATCTTTGATTATTGAATTTGTCATTCTTGTATTCACTTTTCGCTTGAACCCAGCTTTAATCTTTTTTATGTGTGAAAAAAGAATCAATTTTTTCCACGTTTCTGAGATCTTGAATACTCGATATAGCGAGAAATCGTTTGGCTCTGATGATATTCGAGTGTTGCTGAATTATGGGTTTTTTTTATGCTCTCTTATCTCATGGTGTATTGCTGTAGATTGAGCTGTTGCATTTTTGAACTCTGTTTGTTACTTCATTTTGGTAATCTTGCTGAAAATCGAATTGCTTTGAAGAAATCCAGTTGGATGTTGTTCTGAAGGCAATTCCCCTCCAGATGTTATGTTTCTTTCAGCAATAAGTGATTTTTCTTAAGTTTCTGCTACAAATATTAATCAGTACACATTTTTTTAGACTTTTTCATGGCTGATGAACTCTGTTTTCAGGGCGTGCGTGCTGTCACGAAGTCATTTCCGGCCCCCGGAATCTCATTTTTGCAGCCTCTGCCGGGTGTTCCCGAAATTTCACGAATCACAGGAGGCGATGCAGCAGATGATCACTCGCAGTATTCTTCTAGTAATCAACCAGCAGCATCAAAACATCTGAAGGACATCCATATGGTAAGTTAAAAGCTACATGATCACGCTTTTACGTCGAAAATCGAATCCAGGAATTGGTAAATGACTTAATGATTCTATGAATGCTTGATACATGTAAACGGTAATTAGGCAGCGGGGTTGATGGAGGATTTTCTTGACCTTGCAAGTGACAACACCAGCAAGAATCTTGAAACATGTGGAGTTCTTGGTGCCTTTCTCGTGAGTTATAAAAtcccttgttttttttaatacaaaagTGAGGTTACCAGAATATTTGATAGTGATGAGGTTTTATAAGATggtataaaaaaaatgttgtgGATGATGCAGGAGTCTGGAACCTTTTACGTGACGAATCTAATAATCCCCAAACAAGAGTCTACCTCCAATTCTGTAAGAATTTTAAGTTTTTCATGTCGTTCgtctttcgttttttttttcttttcccatGAGATTCCTCTTTAAGAATGAAACTATTTCATGGTTGCTTAGTTAAACACAGTGTGTtgcttttcccaaatttttaCTTAGTTTGCTGTTACTTTACAGTGCCAGACTGTGAACGAGGTCGAGATTTATTCTATACAAAATGAAGAGTCCCTTCTCCCAATCGGATGGATCCATGTAAGTTTTTTGCTACTTTTCTTTCTTGAACATGCCATCGTTTGTTGGAAAAGGTTCGATTTAATGTCAAACTGCTACTAGAGAGGGTAACAAATCGATCGACACACATACggcaatttacatttcttcagacTAAAGGGTGTGAGTTTATAAATTAGTTTTTGCTCACTGAACTCTTTTAAGATTTTGTAGACGCATCCTTCCCAGAGCTGCTTCATGTCTTCAGTTGATCTGCACACCCAATACACCTACCAGGTGATCACTCTCATATCCTTTTCTCGGAATCTTCGACTAACATTATTACACGTAGCATCTAGTTTTATCATGCGATCATTTTCGTCGTTTTAGTAGCTTACTGGTCAATATTATGATCAACACGAAGTAACTTGATCACTACAGTTACCTGTAACTTCGACTACGTGCAATGAGAAATCTCAACATTTTCTGATCTTCATTTAATTTCGAGACCTGCACGTTTTTCACCTATTTCTTTCTTGCTAAATATTGGTTTCAAGGTGATGGTACCAGAAGCTGTAGGCATTGTCATGGCTCCAACCGATACGTCAAGGTCTCCTAATCTGGCTTCTCTTACACTTTACTATTATTTCTATTACCATTGAATCCTGCTAACGAGTTTTTCTCCCGGATTGTTTCTAAATCATTTCAATATATACCGTATCTAACAGGAAATTTGGAGTATTCAGGTTGTCCGAGCCTGATGGAATGCGTGTTCTCAAGGAATGCCCGGAGAAGGGATTTCATAGCCACGCAGAACCAGCTAACGGTGCCCCTATATATGAGGATTGTTCAAATATCTTTTTTAATCCAAATCTGAGGTTGGAAATATGTGACTTGAGATGACATTAAACATACTTGTCTGTTTTTCGTGATCATGCTCGTGTTTTCTTGAGATGGTCGTACTTGTACAGTCAGGATTAGGAACGAGGAAAATGTATATTATCCAACACTATATACTATAAACTTTCTCTGTACCGAATCACTCCTTCGGTTCTCAACTGTCTAGCGTCAATGGCGTGAAGACCGGAAATAACCAGGTCCGAGGGTGTTGGGTGTTGATCATGGATGTGAGATTATATTTGTATGTCCTTCGAGATTTGCATGGATTTTCCTCGATCCTCACAAATATTCCTAAAATTTATCTAGATTCAAGTAGCAATAGACTCCCAGAAGTGGATCGCGAAACACTACTTCCATCAAGTGCCACAAGCTTATATGATACATCATACATAAGCATTGGCTGAGCTTGAGCCTTAGCTAGCTCGTCTGAGAAGTCGGGCTTAAGCTTGAGCCTTCTGTCCTTAAAACTGCACTGATTGCTTAAAACTGTAGAAACCGGTCGTCTTCTTAGTcgttatatatatagatgatagCTAACCAGAAAGGATGGCCGTGTGCTGGTATGGACCGATCGAATGTGACATTGAACATTCATTTATAGACATATATCAATTTATGAGTGAGCTGTTGTAGCTGGATGCTTGAAAAGTTTAGTGACATGTAAAATAACTGACCGTAAACATGTGGGGTCTACGCTTGACGCTCATCGGAAAAATTTGAGTCAATGGTGATCATTGAATCTATCTTGGCATCATCGGTTAGTAAGAACTCAACCAAATTTTCTTATGTAACTTGGGTTTATCATATATAGATTCAATCTTGCACTCTAAATGGTAAATAGGAGCTTTCAAGATGTATTAGGTTGTAAAATGGATTCCATGTAAATTCTTAGTTAAATCTCGTCCAAGAAAGCGTTGCTGGGAGAATTGAACTCATGACTGTTGGTCAAACGATTAGTTATTTAGTAACCTATTTTACTAACTCGGGCATTGTGATAGACAAACATAATTTGCCTTTGTTGATATGTCCTATTTAATCACTAATCGCTGGTTTCACAAAACATTATTTACACGATACAATAATTACTTTAAACCTTTCATTTAAGAAGAATTTTACTATCGTATTATAGTATAAACTTTTTCATTAATCGTTTTCCAATTAATTGGTAAAACTTGAGATAAAATTACAATAACATCAAAACTTAATTATCAGCAAAACCAAAATTATAGCAAATTAGTCATTTTGTATGGTCTAATTTTTTCAACTATTTAATGTTATCTTATTTACCAAAATAAAACTTTGACACCCACTTTGTGTCTTTTGGTGTATTTTAATTAAAGAAACTGACACAAACCTTTATAAAATTGATGTGTCTGTTGCATTCTAGTTATTATTTTTCTACGAAAATGTTACATGCGTTGCATTTTTTAACTTTTaccattttttaattttcattaGAGCATATgtataaattattttcatttttttgacCATGTACAAGTATAAATATTGAGTAGATCTCATTCAAATGATCTTCTGGATTTATATTTAGAAGATCTATCGATTCAATATATATCtgtaatgaaaaataatatatttatttaaaaattaatattttttttagatcaAGTTGGATCAGAGATCTTCTTCACTGATATATATTACGACGTTTGATAcaaatttttgtttaaattactattatatatatttatataaaaattaatattttttgtagATCAAGTTGGATCAGAGATCTTCTTCACTGATATATTACGACGTCTGATACAagtttttgtttaaattattattatatatatttatataaaaattaatattttttgtagATCAAGTTGGATCAGAGATCTTCTTCACTTATATATTACGATGTCTGATACAagtttttgtttaaattattattatatatatttatataaaaattaatattttttgtagATCAAGTTGGATCAGAGATCTTCGTCACTGATGTATTACGACGTCTGATACAagtttttgtttaaattattattatatatattataacggAGTTCGTTGTGGGGAATAGTATCCTTCTAGATGTGTACAAATGAACTTTCTCATCGAATTTTATTTGCTTCTCGTGTGAACCGATGAAGAGCAACTCGTTAAAGACTTCAAGCTGCTCTCTTTGACCAAcacatttgacaaaataatataaCGAGAATTCCAAcacaatccaaaatacaaaaccACCAATAAAATATTACAATATTTGACTACTACTGCCTAAAcctcaaatttaatatataatattattaaaatataaaatttcatccTTGAAATAAGTTAAATTATCTCTTCTCACCCACTCATTCAAATTCTTAAATttatacttaaaaaaaataatccacGTTTGcagtgaaaaataataaatttagataaaaaaataattttttcatgaTTCGGATTAAAGAAAAATCTACTTtctcatgtaagaatttttgtgATAAAATAAACCCTTTACATGTAAAAAAAGATTAGTTgtctcatatttttttttcgcACTAATGTTTCAAATACCGGATGCACTCATATTTCGATAGCGTTGATTTACAAAAATTTCAACAATACATGAAATTACAAGTGTGAAGTATTATGAAAATATGGTTTTTTTTTATACCTATTTTGTATCATATTCACATTTGAGTATTTGCATTTGTCAATAAAGAATTATAACGAATGTTTATAGCAACATGTGTTAGAAACTTTAGCAGAACAACTGTTTATGTCAATAAAGATCTGAAATAGCTGTTACATGAGCTTATTGTGATCGAAGTCACACGAAACTAAACACGAGACGCGACATGAATAATCGGAACAACAAATGTATCAAATGTAAAAATCATGAGTAAAATCTTGTATTTTTCACACCATTTACAAccagaaaattaaataaaaaattaaataaaaaaagaaataattaatcttcTCATGTCAGCAATTTATTAGCACATGCATCCTCAAATATGTATAACTTGTTAATAAGGATGCACATTTCTCGTTAATCCGACGTTGCCACTCGTGAAAAAGCCCATCAACTCCGGCCGGTACGGCAGATACGACCGCCGCCGTCTCTCCTCCTGCTTCGCCTTGTTCTTCAGGTACACGGCGTGGGCCGACATCGGCGCCGCCTTGCCCCTCCCGCTCCTCCTCGCCTTTGCTATCTCCGCCTTAGGAGACGGCGGCCCCACCTCCTTACTCCTCCTCTTCACGACCACAGGTCGCGACGGCTGCGGCGGCGGCGCGTGGCTCTTGTTCAAGAAGACGAACGTGTCTTTTCCATCGCTGCTGCTCCTCCCGACGAAATCCTTGAACCGCCAGAACTTGGAGAACCCGGTCGAGTTACTTTTCTTGCATGCAGCAGCCGATGCGGCGGCGGCCTTCGACCCCGACCACTCGCAGAAGGGTCCGGCGACTTCGTCACTTCCCGGCGTAGCTGACGTCACGAGATTTCCTTCCTCTGTTTCCACGAAGACTTTTTTCACCGCCGGCGGCGAGTTAATCTCTTGCAAAGGCTTTGAGCCTTCTCCGGAAAAGAACAAATCCCGGTTGAATAAGGGGAAAACCTGCTTCAAATCCTCTGCTTCCATTGATGGTGCATTTGTTCCTTCGAACATGAAAGTAAActcgtcttcttcttcttcttcttcttcttcttcttcttcttcttcttcttcttcttcttcttcttcttcttcttcttcttcttcttcttcttcttcttcttcaaaatcatcatcatcttcttcatcattACTTACAGAATC
Proteins encoded:
- the LOC140884475 gene encoding AMSH-like ubiquitin thioesterase 2 isoform X1, translating into MADELCFQGVRAVTKSFPAPGISFLQPLPGVPEISRITGGDAADDHSQYSSSNQPAASKHLKDIHMAAGLMEDFLDLASDNTSKNLETCGVLGAFLESGTFYVTNLIIPKQESTSNSCQTVNEVEIYSIQNEESLLPIGWIHTHPSQSCFMSSVDLHTQYTYQVMVPEAVGIVMAPTDTSRKFGVFRLSEPDGMRVLKECPEKGFHSHAEPANGAPIYEDCSNIFFNPNLRLEICDLR
- the LOC140884475 gene encoding AMSH-like ubiquitin thioesterase 2 isoform X2, with the translated sequence MEMGVRAVTKSFPAPGISFLQPLPGVPEISRITGGDAADDHSQYSSSNQPAASKHLKDIHMAAGLMEDFLDLASDNTSKNLETCGVLGAFLESGTFYVTNLIIPKQESTSNSCQTVNEVEIYSIQNEESLLPIGWIHTHPSQSCFMSSVDLHTQYTYQVMVPEAVGIVMAPTDTSRKFGVFRLSEPDGMRVLKECPEKGFHSHAEPANGAPIYEDCSNIFFNPNLRLEICDLR
- the LOC140879062 gene encoding uncharacterized protein → MEAEDLKQVFPLFNRDLFFSGEGSKPLQEINSPPAVKKVFVETEEGNLVTSATPGSDEVAGPFCEWSGSKAAAASAAACKKSNSTGFSKFWRFKDFVGRSSSDGKDTFVFLNKSHAPPPQPSRPVVVKRRSKEVGPPSPKAEIAKARRSGRGKAAPMSAHAVYLKNKAKQEERRRRSYLPYRPELMGFFTSGNVGLTRNVHPY